The Pan paniscus chromosome 2, NHGRI_mPanPan1-v2.0_pri, whole genome shotgun sequence genome contains the following window.
CCAGCACCCTGAAGAGGTAAAGAAAGTAAACAAAagcaaccaggcatggtggctcacacctgtaatcccagcactttgggaggcccaagtgggcagattgcttgaggtcaggagttcaagaccagcctggccaacatggtgaaacccgtctctaccaaaacatacaaaacatacaaaattagctgggcgtggtgacacatgcctgtaatcccagctactcaggaggttgaggcaggagaatcgcttgaacctgggaggcggaggttgcagtgagccgagatcgcaccactgtactccagtctgggaaacagagtgagactccatctaaaaaaaaaaaagattaaagactgggctgggcgcagtggctcacgcctgtaatcccagcacattgggaggccgaggcaggtggctcacgaggtcaggagatcgagaccatcctggccaacatggcgaaaccccgtctctactaaaatacaaaaaattagccaggcgtggtggtgcgcgcctgtaatcccagctactcaggaggctgaggcaagagaatcgtttgaatccaggaggcggagattgcagtgagccgagatagtgccactgcactccagcctggcaacagagtaagactccattaaaaaaagaaaaaggaaaaaaaaaaaaagactggggcCACTGACAGGAGTTGTGTGCTTTCCGTCTGGGTCCTTGCTGGGGACTTCCGGCAGGCAGGAGGTAGCCTTGAGGATGCTCTCAGCTAGTCTGCTTCTGTGAAACTCTCAGGAGCAGAAATGGATGCCCATGCTTGCAGGGACACCAATCCTTCTGCCTCGTAGCTCCCTCTGCTGGCAGCTTTAAAGCACGCACTCCTGGCACTAAGGGAATTATTTTACAGTGGTTTCATATTTGTTTCAAAATCTGGGGTGGACAGATAAATGTGGGGAGCTACTCCATAAACAGGATGCCCCAAGACAGTCAGTGCTTCTGCCCTATTCTCAGACCACTTCTAGGTCCTCTGACCTTCTCTGGCCTCTCCGTGTCAGAGCCTAATTTGCTTCAAGGCTGCTTGCCAGCTAAATGTTGGCTGGCTCCCAGGGCAGGCTGTCTGCAGACATCAGGTCCACAGAGGTCACCCACCCCACCAAAGCCAGGAGGAGTAAAGACTGTTACCAGAAAGCTCTCCCACCTTGTGACCCCTGTACCGCCCAAGGCTCAACAAACCTCTCTAAAACCAGGCGGTCGACAGTCTCACTGGCCACTGGTGGCAGGTTCAAGGTTTCCTGCAGCATCGTTAGCTTCTTTTTCAGGCTCttggggagggaaagaaaagtgTGTGAGAGAAAGGCTGAGGCATCAAGTCCGGAGATAATGCAGAGGACATGAGCAGCATGCATGAAAGGCCAGCCCACTGGGAACAGAGCAAGGCCTGATACCTCATCATTAGGCTCAGGAGGCCAAGCCCCAGGTAGAGCCCCTCCTCTGATAAGGGACCTCAGGGATGTAAGTGCAGGACAGACTATGAGGGAAGACTCATGGTTCTGTCTGCCCTCTGTTGAGGAGGCCCAGGCTCCAGTCTGGACCAGGGCCAAGGGGCACACCCTGACCCAGGAGGATGCAGGGGCCCAGAACCACCACTGACTGGTGCAAGGGTCCTGGGCAGAGATAGCCCAGCCCTGCTCTGGGAGGGCACACAAACCACCCCTCATTCCTTTCAAGCCAGGGATGTCCCTCACCATGATTTCCTTGTCAGCACTCTGTAAGTCCTTCTGGGCTGACTTCAGTTCTAACTTGGCCTGATCCAATTCAGAGTAGACTGTCTGCAACTATAAGAAAGTGTAGGGAATGAAAGACAAGCCAAGTGCTAGCCTTGTGCCCTGCCCCCTCCTGCTGCTCCCCAGGGAGTGATCAAGGTAGCCCAGAAGAGACCAGAGATATGGGCAGAGATCCCAGCTCTCTGAGGCTAGGCTTCAGTCTGGCAATGCACATCCGGAGCTGCCTAGAAGCAAAGGCTGCTTCCTGCATCCTGCAGCCTGTGGATGCACCATGCCAGAAGTAAAAGCAGCTGTGCTGACCGAATCAGGTTCCAGGAGCCCTCCTACTCCAGATGTGGTACAAAAATAGGCCTCTGACGCTGTCACATTTGAGGCCTGTGCTCTCCAGCCAGCTGAGAGGTACCCAGGAGCCAGGAAGAGCAGAGGGGAGCATCAGTGTCCACATGTTGGGGGATACCTCTGTGATCTGTCCACCCCTAGTGGACAAGCCACATATTCAGGCCAATGCCCAGTAAGGACTGGTAACAAATCTCTGTAAGTCCTCCAGCTGCCCCAGGGAGTCAGCTGTGCCATCAGGTCCCATGGCCTTGCTCAGGAGACCAGAGTGAACATGACAAAAGGAGAGCCACTTCTCCTTCAACCTCTGTTCACTGCTAAGTTACCTTGCTTCTGGAGGAAAACAAATCCTTCCTCAGCTTGTCAGCCACCTCCCCTGAGGCCTTCCGTGCCTCTTTTAGATTCTCGTACTCTCTGCAATGTGGCCATGGAAAGAGATGCCAGAAAAGAATACCTGCAGGTCAGACTGAGCCACAGCACTAATCTAACACAAAGCACTGCCCAACCCCTCAACTCACTCTCATTCCTACTTTGACACCTGAGCCCAATAAGTACCAGGTGGCACTGTGGAGGGTCCTGCAGAGAATGCAAGGAAGTGACTATTTCCTCCTGCCTGTCCTGCAGGCACTGGTGACTTGAGAGGGCATGCAGAAAGCCCCAGTCTCACTAGGGGGCTCCCTAAACCACCTGGTCTTAAAGGAGGCATCTTGGATCCTCTATGCCTCTCAGCTAAGTGGCCCTCCACCCTTCCTGCCAACCTTACACCCACCAGAGTGAAGAATATGAGTAGAGTTTGATCCAAGCCAGGCAGGATCATAGTGCTAATGGGGAACAGGCTCTACATATCAATCACAATGGGGCTTATAGCCCAGAGAGCTAGGTCAACTCCCTTAGAAACAGCACTTAAGATTCACACTAAATCCTCAACAATCCTATGAGGCAGGTCTACTACTATTTCCATTCAGGAAGTTGAGGGTCAAAGAGGCCAAGAAACTGGCAGCAGGCCACATAGTTGCTGAAAGGTGGAATCAGGGTTCAAACAAAGGCAGCATGGCTCCAGAGTTTGCCCCTTAGTTCCATCTGCTTTACAAGAGATGGGGAGCAATGACACGGCTGGGGCCCCATGGCCTATCTCCTGTGTTTGCTGAGAGGGGCCACAGTACGCACTTCTTGAGAGACACACAGTACACAGCCAGCTGTTCCACCGCTGACTGTCCCACACCCATGTCTCGGATCATCTCCTCCACCTCAGGGCGCTGGCTCTGGAGTAGAAGCTCAATCCTGAAAAATACACCCAGCCCACGGCATTTGCAATCTGGAGGCTGATGGGTAGGTACCCAGTGCCGCTCTGCCTTCCTTTGCTGCCGTTGCTAAGGTAACAGGCTAGGCTGCTAGGATGCTTTAGTAGGTGGGTGTGCCCAAGGAAAGGCCCTGTGGCAGAGATGAGCATAGCTCCAAGGATGCTGCTGAGAAAGAAGAGGTGCTGAAAGAGGGTCTCAAGGTCAGGGATTTCCTGGAGAGAGGTTCCTGGAGGGAAAGACCCACCAGGTCATCTGGCCACAGGCAGCAGAGACAGGGAGGAATGTGGCAAGGGCTCCCATTCCTTGGAATGGTGGAAGAGTTCATAGAGGCTAAGATCTGTGCCCACACCCAGCTGACCTGAGCCCTCCATGGCCTATGGAGATTTGAGCCTCGGACATGACCCAATCCCACTCCCTGCTGCAGTCCTAAGAACTGTACCACTTGCAGGCCCTGGGGGCAAAGGCACAGTGCAGGACCCAGCTCCAAACTCACTGCTCCATGGTCTTCATCTTGCTCCTGAGCCGGCGGGCCTCCTCTTGCGCTTGTTTGGTCTCATCCTGCTGCTGCTCTAAGTACTTCATCTGCTTCTGAAGAGCAAATACACCCATACCTGATGCTTGGAGGCCCTCAGGAGCCATTGCTAAAGTCACTAGGAAAACTCTGCTCCAGAACTCTCTGCAGCATATGTTTTGAAAATGCTGATAACCATGTACTCCCAAACCCCAGGAGGTAAAGCTCCTGGGTCCCACTCTCGCTTGTGCTTCTTCTTCTAAAAGGCTCTAAGCCAGCTGCTTCTTCACCTCCCTGCCTGCTTCCTCCTGAAAGGTATCTTACAGTAGACACAGCCCACTGCCAGCATTTACAGGCCCACTGTGGGCTGCCAAGGTCCAGTGGTCTGGGCCTCATGGTACATGTTGTGCAGGTGGCTGAAGAAGTCCAGAGCACAAACCCAGGCCTCACCATCCAACACCCAGACCCATGGACAGTTGCCAAGAATGAATAATTGAGCCAGGGGAAGCTGGCCAGGCTGCCTTCAGCCTAAGACCACTTGTCTCTGACCTGAGAATACCATGAGAGACTCCTGCTCTGCAGCCAGGTGCCAGTTTGCTCCCTCCCACCAGCCAGACCATGTGATCCAGCCCAGCCCCCAAGCAGGAACAGAGACAATGAATATCCTGGGGCCTTGTCTGTTCACAAGGATGGCTCCCTTTCCCTTTCAAATGGCATCCAGCAAGGACTGCTCCTGCCTACAAGGCCAGAATATCAATCGTGGGTTCAGATCAATCGCCTCTCATGCCCCTTGGAGAGCAAGAGGCTCACCAACCCAGGCTGATGCAAAATTCATCTGGGTCTAAGGCTGTTCACTCTGCAGACTTTGATCTGGCTGGTCAGCTCAGCACAGCTGACTTCAAAGGCCCTTGCTCCTCCCTAGGATGCTGTTTGATCTGGCTCAGGAGAGCAGCCCAGCCAAGGACTAGAGTGCTAATGGAAGGTTCTTCAGGCTGGCCTCATCAGTAGAGTATGAACCACTTTCGGAAATATGGCCCAGCCTCACTGAGGTCTTAGTTGAGCATCCCCTCTGTGAGGTACTGGGAAGGCCTTGCCTCTTCAAACTACCTAGTACAAAACCCACAAGTATAGCCAATATGGCCCTTTTCTTATGGGATGGATGGATACAGTATGGAAGGGCAAGGGGAAGAAGTGATTTGCCTCTATTTTACAACTCCCCAAACCAAGGTGTTGACTGGAGCAGAACCAGAAGATAAGCCCAGAATGGGGAGTCCAGCTCTGGGGCAATACCTCCCTATGAATTCTGTACCCATAAAACCTGAGGACCTACTTTCAGTGTGGAGCACAGCATCTCGGccttgcccaaggcctgctgcAGAGATACCACAGTAGCATTGCGTTCTTCCAGCGTATCCCGCAGAGTGTCGATGATGACCTGGCTGTCTCGTTTCTCCTTGTCTGGAGCAGGGGTAGAGGGCGGAGGAAAGGGAAAGGCCTGTCCATCCATCAGCAGAAGAACTTGGGCCCTTGGGTTCAGTGCCTCATCCCTTAGGCAGGTGAGAAACAAGGCTCAGGCCTGAAAGCTGGGTGGCCCGCTTCTTTCTCTGGGATGTGCCAAACCAGAGAAGCTGAGCCAGAGCCTTCATTCAGGGAAAAGCCCACCTTCTGCTGCTTGAACtacttaggaaaatattttactgCCCATTCCCTACCTGCCATGGGTCCAGTTAGTTCATCAACCCAGGACTCAAGCAGGTTCCAGCCAAACTCAGCAGCTGAGCCCTCTCCCAAAGATATTCAGTCCCATCAGGTAACCCCCTCCCATCTTGGTTCCTGGGCAAGAAGCTGCACTCAGAGACAAGAGGCTCACCTGGTCTAGGT
Protein-coding sequences here:
- the TRAIP gene encoding E3 ubiquitin-protein ligase TRAIP isoform X3; translation: MDGQAFPFPPPSTPAPDKEKRDSQVIIDTLRDTLEERNATVVSLQQALGKAEMLCSTLKKQMKYLEQQQDETKQAQEEARRLRSKMKTMEQIELLLQSQRPEVEEMIRDMGVGQSAVEQLAVYCVSLKKEYENLKEARKASGEVADKLRKDLFSSRSKLQTVYSELDQAKLELKSAQKDLQSADKEIMSLKKKLTMLQETLNLPPVASETVDRLVLESPAPVEVNLKLRRPSFRDDIDLNATFDVDTPPARPSSSQHGYYKKLCLEKSHSPIQDVPKKICKGPRKESQLSLGGQSCAGEPDEELVGAFPIFVRNAILGQKQPKRPRSESSCSKDVVRTGFDGLGGRTKFIQPTDTVMIRPLPVKPKTKAKQRVRVKTVPSLSQAKLDTFLWS